One segment of Ficedula albicollis isolate OC2 chromosome 2, FicAlb1.5, whole genome shotgun sequence DNA contains the following:
- the ANKRD46 gene encoding ankyrin repeat domain-containing protein 46 isoform X2 encodes MLNIESFIGWSPPPEGIRAMSYVFVNDSSQTNVPLLQACIDGDFNYSKRLLESGFDPNIRDSRGRTGLHLAAARGNVDICQLLHKFGADLLATDYQGNTALHLCGHVDTIQFLVSNGLKIDICNHQGATPLVLAKRRGVNKDVIRLLESLEEQEVKGFNRGAHSKLETMQTAESESAMESHSLLNPNLQQGEGVLSSFRTTWQEFVEDLGFWRVLLLIIVIALLSLGIAYYVSGVLPFVENQPELVH; translated from the exons ATGCTGAATATTGAGTCTTTTATAG GTTGGTCACCTCCTCCTGAGGGAATCAGAGCAATGTCTTACGTTTTTGTGAATGACTCCTCCCAGACAAAtgtgcctctgctgcaggcttGTATTGATGGAGATTTTAACTATTCCAAACGACTCTTAGAGAGTGGTTTCGACCCAAATATTCGTGACAGCCGAGGCCGAACCGGCCttcacctggctgcagccagaggaaaTGTAGACATCTGTCAACTCCTGCATAAATTTGGTGCTGACCTGCTAGCCACTGATTACCAGGGTAACACAGCCCTTCACCTCTGTGGGCATGTTGATACCATCCAGTTCCTAGTTTCTAATGGACTTAAAATTGATATTTG CAACCACCAAGGAGCAACACCACTTGTTCTTGCCAAAAGAAGGGGTGTGAATAAAGATGTGATTAGGCTGCTGGAATCTTTAGAGGAGCAAGAGGTGAAAGGATTTAACAGAGGAGCTCACTCAAAGCTGGAGACAATGCAAACGGCTGAAAGTGAAAG TGCAATGGAAAGCCATTCTCTTCTTAATCCAAACCTACAGCAAGGTGAAGGAGTTCTTTCCAGCTTCCGCACAACGTGGCAAGAGTTTGTGGAAGACCTGGGCTTCTGGAGGGTGCTGCTCCTCATCATTGTCATTGCTCTTCTGTCCCTTGGAATAGCATATTATGTTAGTGGGGTGCTCCCTTTTGTAGAAAACCAGCCTGAGCTGGTGCACTGA
- the ANKRD46 gene encoding ankyrin repeat domain-containing protein 46 isoform X1, with product MFFIHLNNEDEELCKPLPLKCSQSALQRMLFTTRELTNANVAGWSPPPEGIRAMSYVFVNDSSQTNVPLLQACIDGDFNYSKRLLESGFDPNIRDSRGRTGLHLAAARGNVDICQLLHKFGADLLATDYQGNTALHLCGHVDTIQFLVSNGLKIDICNHQGATPLVLAKRRGVNKDVIRLLESLEEQEVKGFNRGAHSKLETMQTAESESAMESHSLLNPNLQQGEGVLSSFRTTWQEFVEDLGFWRVLLLIIVIALLSLGIAYYVSGVLPFVENQPELVH from the exons ATGTTTTTCATTCACTTAAATAATGAAGATGAAGAGCTGTGCAAGCCACTGCCACTGAAGTGCTCTCAAAGTGCATTACAGAGGATGCTGTTTACCACAAGGGAGTTGACAAATGCAAATGTTGCAG GTTGGTCACCTCCTCCTGAGGGAATCAGAGCAATGTCTTACGTTTTTGTGAATGACTCCTCCCAGACAAAtgtgcctctgctgcaggcttGTATTGATGGAGATTTTAACTATTCCAAACGACTCTTAGAGAGTGGTTTCGACCCAAATATTCGTGACAGCCGAGGCCGAACCGGCCttcacctggctgcagccagaggaaaTGTAGACATCTGTCAACTCCTGCATAAATTTGGTGCTGACCTGCTAGCCACTGATTACCAGGGTAACACAGCCCTTCACCTCTGTGGGCATGTTGATACCATCCAGTTCCTAGTTTCTAATGGACTTAAAATTGATATTTG CAACCACCAAGGAGCAACACCACTTGTTCTTGCCAAAAGAAGGGGTGTGAATAAAGATGTGATTAGGCTGCTGGAATCTTTAGAGGAGCAAGAGGTGAAAGGATTTAACAGAGGAGCTCACTCAAAGCTGGAGACAATGCAAACGGCTGAAAGTGAAAG TGCAATGGAAAGCCATTCTCTTCTTAATCCAAACCTACAGCAAGGTGAAGGAGTTCTTTCCAGCTTCCGCACAACGTGGCAAGAGTTTGTGGAAGACCTGGGCTTCTGGAGGGTGCTGCTCCTCATCATTGTCATTGCTCTTCTGTCCCTTGGAATAGCATATTATGTTAGTGGGGTGCTCCCTTTTGTAGAAAACCAGCCTGAGCTGGTGCACTGA
- the ANKRD46 gene encoding ankyrin repeat domain-containing protein 46 isoform X3 yields the protein MSYVFVNDSSQTNVPLLQACIDGDFNYSKRLLESGFDPNIRDSRGRTGLHLAAARGNVDICQLLHKFGADLLATDYQGNTALHLCGHVDTIQFLVSNGLKIDICNHQGATPLVLAKRRGVNKDVIRLLESLEEQEVKGFNRGAHSKLETMQTAESESAMESHSLLNPNLQQGEGVLSSFRTTWQEFVEDLGFWRVLLLIIVIALLSLGIAYYVSGVLPFVENQPELVH from the exons ATGTCTTACGTTTTTGTGAATGACTCCTCCCAGACAAAtgtgcctctgctgcaggcttGTATTGATGGAGATTTTAACTATTCCAAACGACTCTTAGAGAGTGGTTTCGACCCAAATATTCGTGACAGCCGAGGCCGAACCGGCCttcacctggctgcagccagaggaaaTGTAGACATCTGTCAACTCCTGCATAAATTTGGTGCTGACCTGCTAGCCACTGATTACCAGGGTAACACAGCCCTTCACCTCTGTGGGCATGTTGATACCATCCAGTTCCTAGTTTCTAATGGACTTAAAATTGATATTTG CAACCACCAAGGAGCAACACCACTTGTTCTTGCCAAAAGAAGGGGTGTGAATAAAGATGTGATTAGGCTGCTGGAATCTTTAGAGGAGCAAGAGGTGAAAGGATTTAACAGAGGAGCTCACTCAAAGCTGGAGACAATGCAAACGGCTGAAAGTGAAAG TGCAATGGAAAGCCATTCTCTTCTTAATCCAAACCTACAGCAAGGTGAAGGAGTTCTTTCCAGCTTCCGCACAACGTGGCAAGAGTTTGTGGAAGACCTGGGCTTCTGGAGGGTGCTGCTCCTCATCATTGTCATTGCTCTTCTGTCCCTTGGAATAGCATATTATGTTAGTGGGGTGCTCCCTTTTGTAGAAAACCAGCCTGAGCTGGTGCACTGA